A single Anopheles funestus chromosome 2RL, idAnoFuneDA-416_04, whole genome shotgun sequence DNA region contains:
- the LOC125774729 gene encoding transcription factor ATOH1-like, whose protein sequence is MSAADVYSFQQSFPSYYGQQFAGGSSSFDQNRLESYFNGQNYQVSSDNSGAFLETANSDIFLQRPELFSSTSGTNSSDNGSPSSVYENPELRLLQSLTTDESSSSSSSAGSECDSPAASAVPTKIKIKRGTAVPIVVRKKRRLAANARERKRMKGLNEAFDRLRQYLPSLGNDRQLSKHETLQMAQSYISALAELLD, encoded by the coding sequence ATGAGTGCAGCAGACGTGTACAGCTTTCAGCAGAGCTTTCCATCTTACTACGGGCAACAGTTTGCTGGCGGCTCATCATCGTTTGACCAGAACCGATTGGAGAGTTATTTCAACGGACAGAACTACCAAGTGTCATCAGACAACAGTGGAGCATTTTTGGAAACAGCAAACAGTGATATTTTTCTGCAACGTCCGGAACTGTTTAGCTCCACTAGTGGCACCAACAGCAGTGACAACGGAAGTCCCTCGTCCGTTTACGAAAATCCTGAGCTACGTCTACTTCAAAGTCTTACCACCGATGAGagcagtagcagtagcagtagtGCCGGTTCGGAATGTGACAGTCCAGCTGCGTCAGCCGTTCCAACGAAGATCAAGATCAAGCGTGGCACTGCCGTACCGATTGTTGTGAGGAAAAAGCGTCGCCTGGCGGCTAATGCACGCGAACGGAAGCGCATGAAGGGTTTGAATGAGGCGTTTGATCGTTTGCGTCAGTATCTGCCCTCGCTGGGAAATGATCGTCAGCTATCGAAACACGAAACACTACAAATGGCACAATCATACATCAGTGCACTAGCGGAGCTGTTAGATTAG
- the LOC125774719 gene encoding protein atonal, producing the protein MTSDFSRHAPFSYYYTHDPVAPACANVNVKMEQLEVPSSLPESSYLGTNYTYTNSTNIAPQSSAPNVVVLPGFMDNYPDSWMTPSPSSFGSESPDYYSLANSPQRSFVDVEEYKENLLAMQQTSQLPHLTNGTLPLSPPLATVQLQLVTGNTGSTSPTAPSTNLPVKKRQYNRKPKAKPEPTKGAETDASSRADLSCLTFSKTFPKPADTQGTIGSTNTTTTTTNIVGVIGKRKRKQVPPQIKKKRRLAANARERKRMQNLNDAFDRLRQYLPSLGNDRQLSKHETLQMAQTYITALCDLLQ; encoded by the coding sequence ATGACTAGTGACTTTAGTCGACACGCTCCATTTTCGTACTACTACACGCACGATCCCGTAGCACCAGCGTGTGCTAACGTAAACGTCAAAATGGAGCAACTTGAAGTGCCATCCTCTCTGCCGGAATCGAGCTATCTGGGGACGAACTACACCTACACCAACAGCACGAACATTGCGCCCCAATCATCTGCCCCGAATGTCGTTGTACTTCCCGGCTTTATGGATAACTACCCGGACAGCTGGATGACACCGAGCCCCTCCAGCTTTGGGTCGGAAAGTCCCGATTACTACTCACTCGCCAATTCACCCCAGCGCAGCTTCGTCGATGTGGAGGAGTACAAGGAAAATCTTCTGGCCATGCAGCAAACTTCACAGCTTCCCCATCTCACCAACGGGACACTTCCACTCTCACCTCCACTTGCCACCGTACAGCTGCAATTGGTTACTGGCAATACTGGCAGCACATCACCAACCGCTCCTAGCACTAATCTGCCCGTCAAGAAACGTCAGTACAACCGGAAACCGAAAGCGAAACCCGAACCAACGAAAGGTGCCGAAACGGATGCAAGCTCCCGGGCTGATCTGTCGTGTCTTacgttttcaaaaacattccCAAAACCGGCCGACACGCAAGGAACGATAGGTTCGACcaataccaccaccaccaccaccaacatcgTCGGTGTGATCGGTAAGCGAAAACGCAAACAGGTACCACCCCAGATCAAGAAGAAGCGCCGCCTGGCGGCAAATGCACGCGAACGGAAACGGATGCAGAACCTAAACGATGCCTTCGATCGCCTTCGCCAGTATTTGCCCTCGCTCGGGAACGATCGCCAACTGTCCAAGCATGAAACGCTTCAAATGGCACAGACCTACATTACGGCGCTCTGTGATCTGTTGCAGTGA
- the LOC125774722 gene encoding uncharacterized protein LOC125774722, whose amino-acid sequence MDSSSNTTWNSIRMGRNVWISSVFLLTVMCHCATGQTASGPLPEPVCGQISQMLDSCFRNSSPSIAVELLYSVKIPDSVEEISDRCLLFNRGMECVQHYLNVCVDQKERKIIENEVYGAKRLYEFLCQDRSFQKEFLKHKDCFHHVHHDWDGCSSKFISILKEEMSKTTKQSMNVQYMHFCCARYGYENCVYNSARYKCRHDSAIFLRTVAKLLSTDKHFLNCDKIEHEVCSNGTREHAWGKLVALLGVLGLVRIFGTGRYFSLDIRQ is encoded by the exons atggacagcagcagcaataccACGTGGAACAGTATTAGGATGGGCCGCAACGTTTGGATATCCAGCGTATTTCTGCTGACAGTGATGTGTCACTGTG CAACTGGCCAAACTGCGTCGGGCCCTCTCCCCGAACCGGTGTGTGGTCAAATCTCGCAAATGCTGGACAGCTGCTTCCGCAACTCTTCACCATCGATTGCCGTCGAGTTGCTGTACTCCGTCAAGATACCGGACTCGGTGGAGGAAATTAGCGACCGGTGTCT ACTGTTCAACCGTGGTATGGAATGTGTACAGCACTATCTGAACGTGTGCGTCGACCAGAAGGAGCGGAAAATCATCGAAAACGAAGTGTACGGGGCGAAACGTTTGTACGAGTTCTTATGCCAGGATCGTTCGTTTCAGAAAG AATTTCTTAAACACAAGGATTGCTTTCATCACGTGCATCACGACTGGGACGGATGTTCGAGCAAGTTTATCAGCATTCTGAAGGAGGAAATGTCCAAAACGACGAAGCAATCGATGAACGTGCAGTACATGCACTTTTGCTG CGCACGTTATGGTTATGAAAATTGTGTCTACAACAGTGCCCGGTACAAGTGTCGCCATGATTCGGCCATTTTTCTTCGTACTGTCGCGAAGCTCCTGTCCACCGATAAACACTTTCTGAACTGTGATAAGATCGAACACGAGGTCTGTTCCAACGGGACGAGGGAGCACGCTTGGGGGAAGCTCGTGGCGTTGCTGGGTGTGTTGGGATTGGTGCGGATTTTCGGAACCGGAAGGTACTTCTCGCTTGACATCCGTCAATGA